A single Mustelus asterias chromosome 4, sMusAst1.hap1.1, whole genome shotgun sequence DNA region contains:
- the c1galt1c1 gene encoding C1GALT1-specific chaperone 1, whose translation MMTEGTSFMKGVMLGGLFCLVFTFFANTKMRGDSGLRSHEHHHLKAPNKEELLKLPEAKRMELSLTIRVLCLIMVTPKEIGYWASAMETWSKHCDKAVFYSPETIKIFQSVSLETEDKWIQTRKAFKHAYENYKDNFNWFFLVESTTFAIIENLKFFLLNKDPEQPFYVGHTVTSGDLNYVESSSGVVLSIEALERLYRVLDDPVKCPEKGSLLWKMSEERELAVCLKYTEVIAHNAEDDEGKELFNSKNINTLIGEAMSNNPNEVVEGCCSDVAITFNGNSPNHMHVMMYGVYRLRPYGHTFNDALIFMPPVGSDND comes from the coding sequence ATGATGACAGAAGGCACTTCCTTCATGAAGGGTGTGATGTTGGGGGGATTGTTTTGTTTGGTCTTCACCTTTTTTGCCAACACTAAGATGCGCGGAGACTCAGGACTGCGAAGCCAcgaacaccaccacctcaaagCACCCAACAAGGAAGAACTGCTGAAGCTTCCCGAGGCAAAGCGTATGGAGCTCAGTCTCACCATCCGTGTGCTGTGTCTGATCATGGTTACACCCAAAGAAATTGGTTATTGGGCCTCCGCGATGGAAACGTGGAGCAAACATTGTGATAAGGCTGTCTTTTACAGCCCGGAGACCATAAAAATCTTCCAATCAGTCAGCCTTGAAACAGAAGATAAATGGATCCAGACCAGAAAAGCCTTCAAGCATGCCTATGAAAACTACAAAGATAATTTCAACTGGTTTTTCTTGGTGGAGTCAACGACGTTTGCCATTATTGAAAATCTTAAGTTCTTTTTGTTGAATAAAGATCCAGAACAGCCCTTCTACGTGGGTCATACAGTCACGTCTGGTGATTTGAATTATGTAGAATCCTCTTCAGGTGTGGTCCTAAGTATAGAAGCATTAGAAAGGCTCTACAGGGTCCTTGATGATCCTGTGAAATGCCCAGAAAAGGGGAGTCTGCTGTGGAAAATGTCTGAAGAAAGGGAACTTGCAGTTTGTCTGAAGTACACAGAAGTTATTGCTCACAATGCAGAAGATGATGAAGGAAAAGAGCTATTCAACTCAAAAAATATAAATACCCTCATTGGGGAGGCAATGTCGAATAACCCAAATGAAGTTGTGGAAGGATGCTGCTCAGATGTGGCCATTACTTTTAATGGGAATTCACCTAATCATATGCATGTCATGATGTATGGCGTTTACAGGCTGCGACCATATGGGCATACATTTAACGATGCGTTGATTTTCATGCCACCTGTAGGCTCAGACAATGATTAA
- the mcts1 gene encoding malignant T-cell-amplified sequence 1 — MFKKFDEKENVSNCIQLKTSVIKGIKNQLVDQFPVIEPWLNQIMPKKDPVKIVKCHEHIEILTVNGELLFFRQREGPFYPTLRLLHKYPTILPHQQVDKGAIKFVLSGANIMCPGLTSPGAKLHPADTDTIVAIMAEGKQHALSVGVMKMPADKIEQVNKGIGIENMHYLNDGLWHMKTYK; from the exons ATTTGATGAGAAGGAAAATGTTTCAAACTGCATCCAACTGAAAACATCTGTTATTAAAGGCATTAAGAATCAGTTGGTGGATCAGTTTCCAGTCATTGAACCATGGTTAAACCAAATCATGCCAAAGAAGGACCCTGTAAAAATAGTAAAATG CCATGAACATATAGAGATCCTGACTGTTAATGGAGAATTGTTGttcttcagacagagagagggaccttTCTACCCCACCTTACGATTACTTCATAAAT ATCCTACTATCTTGCCACATCAACAGGTTGATAAAGGGGCCATCAAGTTTGTGCTCAGTGGGGCCAATATCATGTGTCCTGGTCTAACTTCCCCTGGAGCTAAGCTTCACCCAGCAGACACTGACACTATAGTT GCTATAATGGCAGAAGGCAAGCAACATGCCCTCTCGGTGGGAGTTATGAAGATGCCAGCAGATAAAAT CGAGCAAGTCaacaaaggtattggaattgAGAACATGCATTACTTAAATGATGGCCTTTGGCACATGAAGACATACAAATAA